One genomic window of Campylobacter curvus includes the following:
- a CDS encoding DUF1523 family protein: MSFLDTLRKFSKMICVVFVVLLHLFLAVMVDFAFPHYDKALITGGEVKRMDKDGFIDASNPADGPTRDVYFIYTKQEVGDKVMPYRNEDTRWGFPFYFKFNSADLQARAQSFAGSQKAVQIKFYGWRIAMFDEFRNAVSIKELGENEQIARPVMSYVFYVILLVSMIIWIRAVFRFFRQETKQGGETAK; this comes from the coding sequence ATGAGCTTTCTTGATACTTTGCGTAAATTTTCAAAGATGATCTGCGTAGTTTTTGTGGTGCTTTTGCACCTATTTTTGGCGGTTATGGTAGATTTTGCGTTTCCGCATTACGATAAAGCTCTGATAACAGGCGGCGAGGTCAAGCGAATGGACAAGGACGGGTTTATAGATGCCTCAAATCCAGCCGATGGGCCGACGCGCGATGTGTATTTTATCTACACCAAGCAAGAGGTCGGCGACAAGGTGATGCCATATCGTAACGAGGATACGCGCTGGGGATTTCCTTTTTATTTTAAATTTAACTCCGCTGACTTGCAGGCTAGGGCGCAGAGCTTCGCGGGCAGTCAAAAGGCCGTGCAGATAAAATTTTACGGCTGGCGCATCGCGATGTTTGACGAGTTTAGAAATGCCGTCTCGATAAAAGAGCTCGGCGAGAACGAGCAGATCGCGCGACCTGTGATGAGCTACGTCTTTTACGTGATCTTGCTCGTGTCGATGATCATTTGGATAAGG